From the Brevibacillus choshinensis genome, one window contains:
- the lon gene encoding endopeptidase La — protein MGERSGKRELPLLPLRGLLVYPTMVLHLDVGREKSIRALEQAMVDDNKILLATQEEVHIEEPDAEQIYSIGTVARVKQMLKLPNGTIRVLVEGLQRAKIEEYLQQEDYFVVSITYLKEEKAEENEVEALMRSLLNHFEQYIKLSKKVSPETLTSVQDIEEPGRLADVIASHLPLKMKDKQEILETVNIQERLEILLTILNNEREVLELERKIGNRVKKQMERTQKEYYLREQMKAIQKELGDKDGRQGEVDELRAQLEKSDAPERIKTKIEKELERLEKMPSTSAEGSVIRTYIDTLFALPWTKTTEDNLDIKHAEEVLDEDHYGLEKPKERVLEYLAVQKLVNSMRGPILCLVGPPGVGKTSLARSVARALEREFVRISLGGVRDEAEIRGHRRTYVGALPGRIIQGMKQAGTINPVFLLDEIDKLASDFRGDPASALLEVLDPNQNDKFSDHYIEETYDLTNVMFITTANSLDTIPRPLLDRMEVISIAGYTELEKLNILRGYLLPKQMEDHGLGKDKLQINEDAMLKLVRLYTREAGVRNLNREAANVCRKAAKIIVSGEKKRVVVTAKTLEALLGKPRFRYGLAEKKDQVGSVTGLAWTQAGGDTLNVEVSILAGKGKLTLTGQLGDVMKESAQAAFSYIRSRAHEWGIDPDFHEKNDIHIHVPEGAIPKDGPSAGITMATALVSALTGIPVKKEVGMTGEITLRGRVLPIGGLKEKCMSAHRAGLTTIILPKDNEKDIEDIPESVREALTFYPVEHLDEVLRHALTKQPVGDKK, from the coding sequence TTGGGCGAACGTTCCGGTAAACGAGAATTACCGCTTCTCCCGTTGCGAGGTTTGCTTGTTTATCCTACGATGGTTCTTCATTTGGACGTCGGACGCGAAAAGTCCATTCGTGCTTTGGAGCAAGCCATGGTAGATGACAACAAGATTTTGCTTGCGACGCAGGAAGAAGTACACATAGAAGAACCTGATGCTGAACAAATCTACAGCATCGGAACTGTTGCGCGCGTGAAACAGATGCTGAAGCTGCCAAACGGTACAATCCGTGTATTGGTTGAAGGCTTGCAACGTGCCAAAATCGAGGAATATCTTCAACAGGAAGATTATTTCGTCGTGTCTATTACATACTTGAAAGAAGAAAAAGCAGAAGAAAACGAAGTAGAAGCATTGATGAGGTCTCTGCTCAACCATTTCGAGCAGTACATCAAGCTGTCGAAAAAGGTTTCTCCTGAGACGCTTACGTCCGTACAGGACATTGAGGAACCAGGAAGACTGGCCGATGTGATCGCATCCCATTTGCCCTTGAAAATGAAGGATAAGCAGGAAATTCTGGAGACCGTCAACATCCAGGAGCGTCTGGAGATCCTTTTGACCATTCTCAACAATGAGCGCGAGGTTCTAGAGCTGGAACGCAAAATCGGCAATCGCGTCAAAAAGCAGATGGAGCGCACACAAAAGGAATACTATCTGCGTGAGCAAATGAAGGCGATCCAGAAAGAGCTCGGTGACAAAGATGGGCGTCAAGGGGAAGTCGACGAACTGCGAGCTCAGTTGGAAAAGTCCGATGCACCTGAGCGGATCAAAACCAAGATCGAGAAAGAGCTGGAGCGGTTGGAGAAAATGCCATCCACTTCTGCAGAAGGCTCGGTCATCCGTACGTACATTGATACGTTGTTTGCTCTGCCGTGGACGAAGACGACAGAAGACAATCTCGATATCAAACACGCGGAAGAAGTGCTGGACGAAGACCACTACGGTCTGGAAAAACCAAAAGAGCGTGTCTTGGAATACTTGGCTGTGCAAAAGCTGGTCAATTCCATGCGCGGTCCGATTCTATGCCTGGTAGGCCCTCCAGGGGTGGGGAAAACGTCCCTCGCTCGTTCTGTGGCGCGTGCGCTGGAACGTGAATTTGTGCGGATTTCACTCGGTGGTGTGCGTGATGAAGCAGAGATTCGCGGTCATCGCCGTACGTACGTAGGGGCATTGCCAGGGAGAATCATTCAGGGGATGAAGCAGGCAGGTACGATCAATCCAGTCTTTTTGCTAGATGAAATCGACAAGCTGGCTTCCGATTTCCGTGGAGACCCAGCATCTGCCTTGCTCGAAGTGCTGGACCCGAACCAAAATGACAAGTTTAGCGATCATTATATAGAAGAAACGTATGATCTGACGAACGTCATGTTCATTACGACAGCAAACAGCCTCGACACGATTCCGCGCCCATTACTTGACCGGATGGAAGTCATCTCAATTGCGGGATACACCGAGCTGGAAAAGCTGAACATCCTACGTGGCTACCTGCTGCCGAAGCAAATGGAAGATCACGGTCTAGGCAAAGATAAGCTGCAAATAAACGAGGATGCCATGCTCAAGCTGGTGCGTCTGTACACGCGTGAAGCAGGCGTGCGGAACCTGAATCGGGAAGCAGCCAATGTCTGCCGCAAAGCAGCTAAAATTATCGTGAGCGGCGAGAAAAAACGTGTGGTCGTGACCGCCAAGACGCTGGAAGCTCTGCTAGGAAAACCTCGCTTCCGCTACGGTCTGGCTGAGAAAAAGGATCAGGTCGGTTCTGTTACAGGTCTGGCTTGGACGCAAGCTGGCGGCGACACATTAAATGTGGAAGTCAGCATTTTAGCGGGGAAAGGCAAGCTGACTTTGACTGGACAGCTTGGCGATGTGATGAAGGAATCGGCACAGGCAGCCTTCAGCTACATTCGTTCTCGTGCGCACGAGTGGGGAATCGATCCCGATTTCCATGAAAAGAACGACATCCACATCCACGTTCCCGAGGGTGCGATTCCAAAAGACGGACCATCCGCAGGGATTACCATGGCAACTGCTCTGGTGTCTGCGCTGACAGGAATTCCGGTGAAAAAAGAAGTCGGAATGACGGGCGAGATTACCTTGCGTGGCCGGGTGCTTCCGATCGGTGGTCTGAAGGAAAAATGCATGTCTGCTCATCGTGCAGGCTTGACGACGATCATTTTGCCAAAGGACAACGAAAAGGACATCGAGGATATTCCGGAAAGTGTACGTGAGGCACTTACCTTCTATCCTGTAGAACATTTGGATGAAGTGCTGCGGCACGCACTGACCAAACAGCCGGTAGGTGACAAAAAATGA
- the yihA gene encoding ribosome biogenesis GTP-binding protein YihA/YsxC gives MKVTSSEFVISAVGPKQYPEDGLHEIALVGRSNVGKSSLLNKMMNRKGLARISSRPGKTQTLNYFRVNQMLYFVDFPGYGYAKVAKSIKETWGKMIEGYLKNRQELRFVIQLVDIRHAPSKDDIAMYDWCKQIGIPTVVVATKGDKIARGRWLQHTKVIRQSLRLRGDDTIIIFSSETGQGKDELWGEILRRLRANDQEPEMDSQQEIPATVSNKTTE, from the coding sequence ATGAAAGTAACATCATCTGAGTTTGTCATCAGCGCTGTAGGTCCCAAGCAGTATCCAGAGGACGGCCTGCATGAAATAGCACTCGTGGGTCGTTCTAATGTAGGGAAATCGTCCCTTCTCAACAAAATGATGAACCGCAAAGGGCTGGCGCGCATCAGCTCCCGCCCAGGTAAAACCCAAACGTTGAACTACTTCCGTGTCAATCAAATGCTCTATTTCGTCGACTTTCCTGGATATGGCTACGCAAAGGTGGCGAAGTCAATCAAGGAAACATGGGGCAAGATGATAGAAGGATATCTGAAAAATCGCCAGGAGCTTCGCTTTGTCATCCAATTAGTGGACATTCGCCACGCGCCGAGCAAGGACGATATTGCCATGTACGATTGGTGCAAGCAAATCGGGATTCCGACCGTGGTAGTCGCAACCAAAGGGGATAAGATTGCACGCGGACGTTGGCTGCAGCATACAAAAGTAATCCGTCAAAGTCTGCGCTTGCGCGGTGATGACACGATCATTATTTTTTCTTCAGAGACAGGACAAGGCAAGGATGAGCTGTGGGGCGAAATTCTCCGCCGCTTGCGTGCCAATGACCAAGAGCCAGAAATGGATTCACAGCAGGAGATTCCTGCGACGGTTTCCAACAAAACGACTGAATGA
- a CDS encoding protein O-GlcNAcase, whose protein sequence is MSELERFAVRGVIEGFYGTPWTHAERLDMIDFLSRHEYNTYFYSPKDDLYLREKWMEMHPESASREINELICATQKGNVHFVYCLSPGLSMEYSNQEHRAQILRKYRAMFDRGVRHFALLFDDIPMHLLHPADVKRYQHLADAHVDVTMNVWDEVRRWSDQVELVICPTQYNGLGKEPYIQYLGCHLPEVIDLFWTGRFVCSPFLTDGDAERFQKHTMHKPLYWDNYPVNDLAMANELHIGPLRHRDPDLWSHSAGYVANAMSRPECSKIPLITTAAYLRDPLGYDPHTAWEKAVNEVVGSRDAAAFMRFADNVQSSFLNEIESPAMMEAFLKFRFQFLQGDRREAVSHLQTLFSEMEESAEQLLQGMTNQKLATECRPWLEKYRHWAKVGQSAVGLVEAGTSGRLTQAAFHLLKLKQWLKRTEKLPQKVCGQVMNIFVEAVLQEVRKAT, encoded by the coding sequence GTGAGCGAGCTTGAGCGCTTTGCCGTACGCGGTGTGATCGAAGGTTTCTATGGAACGCCCTGGACGCATGCAGAGCGGCTGGACATGATCGATTTTTTGAGTCGGCATGAATACAACACGTACTTCTATTCCCCCAAGGACGATTTGTACCTGCGGGAAAAGTGGATGGAGATGCACCCTGAATCAGCCTCTCGTGAAATTAATGAGCTGATTTGTGCCACCCAAAAAGGGAATGTACACTTCGTTTACTGTCTGAGTCCAGGCTTGAGTATGGAGTACTCGAATCAAGAACATCGTGCTCAGATTCTACGGAAGTATCGTGCGATGTTTGACAGAGGAGTTCGGCATTTTGCTCTCCTGTTTGATGATATCCCGATGCACCTCCTACACCCGGCAGATGTAAAGCGATATCAACATCTGGCAGATGCCCATGTTGATGTGACGATGAATGTCTGGGACGAGGTACGCCGTTGGTCGGATCAAGTCGAACTAGTGATTTGCCCGACTCAATACAACGGTCTGGGAAAAGAACCGTATATTCAGTACCTGGGTTGTCACCTACCAGAAGTGATCGACCTTTTCTGGACAGGGCGCTTTGTCTGTTCCCCGTTTTTAACGGATGGGGATGCCGAACGATTCCAGAAACATACCATGCATAAACCATTGTACTGGGACAATTATCCAGTTAATGATTTGGCGATGGCAAACGAGCTACACATTGGGCCGCTTCGTCATCGTGATCCCGATTTGTGGAGCCATTCCGCAGGTTATGTAGCGAATGCGATGTCCAGACCAGAATGCTCGAAGATTCCTTTGATTACGACGGCAGCCTATTTGCGAGATCCATTGGGCTATGATCCGCACACTGCTTGGGAAAAAGCGGTGAACGAAGTGGTAGGATCTAGGGATGCCGCTGCGTTTATGCGCTTTGCCGATAACGTGCAGAGTTCATTTCTCAATGAAATTGAATCTCCTGCGATGATGGAAGCCTTTTTGAAATTTCGCTTTCAGTTCCTGCAGGGAGATCGACGCGAGGCGGTTTCGCATTTACAAACGCTGTTTTCCGAGATGGAGGAGTCTGCGGAGCAATTGCTGCAGGGGATGACGAATCAAAAGCTGGCAACAGAGTGCAGACCTTGGCTAGAGAAGTACCGACACTGGGCAAAGGTCGGTCAATCGGCGGTAGGACTGGTCGAGGCAGGGACGAGTGGACGACTGACACAAGCCGCTTTTCACTTGCTGAAGCTCAAGCAATGGCTCAAACGTACGGAAAAACTGCCGCAAAAAGTGTGTGGGCAAGTCATGAATATATTCGTGGAAGCCGTGCTGCAGGAAGTGCGAAAGGCGACATAG
- a CDS encoding DMT family transporter: MKKPWMADITLLLIAFIWGTTFLIVQQAITSLPPNTFNAVRFTVAALFLLIIQAVLYRHQWREWRGPLFKAGVILGFWLCLGYALQTVGLLYTTPSKAGFITGLSVVLVPLFSLLLMKERVKPAAIVGVILAAVGLYLLTQNQEFSFNLGDMLVFGCAICFAMQIVFTGKYAPHFPALPLAITQLGTVAVMSWIYAFFFEDWSRAFDPQILFMPEVAFGLIITSIFATALAFLAQTALQKQTSSTRVALIFALEPVFAALTSFVFIHEVLNGRQLTGCLMIFVGMILAELPIQEWIRNSRTRKRKATDGSESA; the protein is encoded by the coding sequence TTGAAAAAACCATGGATGGCAGACATAACGCTGCTTCTAATCGCTTTTATCTGGGGGACTACGTTCTTGATCGTGCAGCAGGCGATCACATCGTTGCCTCCAAATACGTTCAACGCAGTCCGTTTTACCGTCGCTGCTCTATTTCTTCTCATCATCCAAGCAGTCTTGTACCGTCATCAATGGAGGGAATGGCGCGGTCCGCTGTTCAAGGCGGGCGTGATACTCGGTTTTTGGCTCTGTCTCGGATACGCCTTGCAAACGGTTGGGCTCTTGTACACCACACCATCCAAAGCAGGCTTCATCACTGGATTGTCCGTGGTACTCGTACCGTTGTTTTCGCTCCTATTGATGAAAGAGCGCGTCAAGCCGGCTGCCATCGTAGGCGTTATTCTCGCAGCAGTTGGTCTATACTTGTTGACCCAAAATCAGGAGTTCTCGTTTAACCTAGGTGATATGCTCGTCTTTGGGTGTGCGATCTGCTTTGCGATGCAAATCGTATTTACGGGCAAATACGCGCCGCACTTTCCTGCATTGCCCCTCGCGATTACCCAGCTAGGAACGGTCGCAGTCATGAGTTGGATCTACGCGTTTTTCTTTGAAGACTGGAGTCGTGCGTTTGACCCACAGATCTTATTCATGCCGGAAGTTGCATTTGGTCTCATCATCACTTCGATTTTTGCAACAGCCTTGGCCTTTCTGGCCCAAACCGCCCTGCAAAAGCAGACCAGCTCAACCAGGGTCGCACTCATTTTCGCTCTGGAGCCCGTATTTGCTGCACTGACCTCGTTCGTTTTCATTCATGAAGTGTTGAACGGACGACAGCTCACAGGGTGTCTGATGATCTTTGTCGGGATGATTCTCGCGGAGCTGCCCATTCAGGAATGGATCCGCAACAGCCGCACGCGAAAGCGAAAAGCAACTGATGGCAGTGAATCTGCCTGA
- the hemA gene encoding glutamyl-tRNA reductase, with protein sequence MDILLLGLNYKTAPVEIREKFTFSDDGTARALHLLSQTKSIAECIILGTCNRTEIYVVCDQANIGRDYTRRFLAEWFGVEKEQFKDHLYIKENDQAIDHLFRVSSGLDSMVVGETQILGQVRDAFLLAQEHATTGTVFNTLFKQAITFAKRAHTETAIGQNAVSVSYAAVELGKKIFGSFAGKSVLIVGAGKMSELTAKHLHANGSEKVLVANRTLERAQVLAEKFKGDSCTMEQLPEALLTADIVISSTGANGYVLGKNELAPIMKKRKHRPLFMVDIAVPRDLNPDLHDLDNVYLYDIDDLEGIVASNVAERSREADRLDAMIQDEIVAFTNWYQTLGVAPLIAALREKTLGIQTEAMRKIENKLPNLTEREIHIIRKTTKGIVNQLMHDPVVRLKEMAASKNGEEVLEMFSKMFALEEILERTEQEAKWADEKTKQAPREQVLASRVRD encoded by the coding sequence ATGGATATTCTTTTGCTGGGCCTCAATTATAAAACGGCCCCTGTCGAAATACGCGAAAAGTTCACGTTTAGCGACGATGGGACCGCCCGCGCTCTTCATCTACTCTCCCAGACGAAGAGTATTGCGGAATGTATTATTCTCGGAACGTGCAATCGCACGGAGATCTATGTTGTGTGCGATCAGGCCAATATCGGCCGTGACTATACTCGCCGCTTTTTGGCGGAGTGGTTTGGCGTGGAGAAAGAGCAATTTAAGGATCATTTGTATATAAAGGAAAACGATCAGGCCATCGACCATCTTTTCCGTGTCTCTTCTGGTCTCGATTCCATGGTAGTGGGGGAGACGCAGATTTTGGGCCAAGTACGGGATGCCTTCCTATTGGCGCAAGAGCACGCGACGACGGGGACGGTGTTTAATACCCTCTTCAAGCAAGCAATTACGTTTGCCAAGCGCGCCCATACAGAGACGGCGATCGGACAAAATGCCGTATCCGTCAGCTACGCCGCGGTAGAGCTGGGGAAAAAGATTTTCGGTTCCTTTGCTGGTAAATCCGTACTGATCGTCGGTGCAGGCAAAATGAGTGAGCTGACTGCCAAGCATTTGCATGCGAATGGCTCCGAAAAAGTACTCGTGGCCAACCGGACACTGGAGAGAGCACAGGTGTTGGCTGAAAAATTCAAAGGGGACTCCTGTACAATGGAGCAGCTGCCAGAGGCACTGCTCACCGCAGACATCGTCATCAGTTCGACCGGGGCAAACGGTTATGTCCTGGGGAAAAACGAACTGGCCCCCATCATGAAAAAGCGCAAGCATCGCCCGTTGTTTATGGTGGACATTGCGGTGCCACGCGATCTGAATCCGGATTTGCACGATCTAGATAATGTGTATCTGTACGACATTGACGATCTGGAGGGCATCGTTGCGAGCAACGTGGCGGAGCGTTCCCGGGAAGCAGACCGTCTGGATGCCATGATTCAAGACGAGATCGTCGCTTTTACCAACTGGTATCAAACGTTGGGAGTGGCACCTCTGATTGCTGCCCTGCGTGAAAAAACGTTGGGTATTCAAACCGAAGCGATGCGGAAAATCGAAAACAAGCTGCCTAATCTGACAGAGCGAGAGATACATATCATCCGCAAGACGACAAAAGGAATCGTCAATCAACTCATGCACGATCCGGTTGTGCGTCTGAAAGAAATGGCGGCTTCAAAAAATGGAGAAGAAGTACTGGAGATGTTCTCCAAGATGTTTGCCTTGGAGGAAATTCTGGAACGCACGGAACAGGAAGCCAAATGGGCAGACGAGAAAACCAAACAGGCTCCTCGTGAGCAGGTTCTGGCCTCCCGCGTCCGTGATTAA
- a CDS encoding cytochrome C assembly family protein, producing MAEVRWIYDLTIFLYAASVLFYFNDFLQSNRKVNRLAFGLLAVVWALQTAFFVSQTIMKTYFPVITLFETLFFYSWVLVSLSLAIHYFFRIDLLVFFTNIIGFVVLVMSMFLPETPIVAVSSILTSELLLTHVTLAMFSYGAFSLSMIFSGMYLLQHKMLKERRWTPMLRRLPSLDQLEGYAYRMNMLGVPMLLLSIVLGIIWGKMVLPDKFMLDAKVVLSLLVLASYSFWLYKRYRDTMPIRRMQQWNVLAFALLLINFFGANTSTFHSWW from the coding sequence ATGGCCGAGGTGAGATGGATCTACGACCTGACGATCTTTCTCTACGCTGCAAGTGTTCTCTTCTATTTTAACGACTTCTTGCAAAGCAACCGGAAAGTCAATCGCCTGGCTTTCGGGTTGCTTGCTGTCGTTTGGGCCTTGCAAACCGCTTTTTTTGTGTCACAGACAATAATGAAGACGTATTTTCCTGTCATCACTTTGTTTGAAACGCTCTTTTTTTATTCGTGGGTGTTGGTAAGTCTATCACTTGCCATTCACTATTTTTTTCGAATAGATTTACTGGTCTTTTTTACCAACATCATTGGGTTCGTTGTTCTGGTCATGTCGATGTTTTTGCCGGAGACTCCGATCGTTGCTGTCTCTAGCATTTTGACTTCGGAATTACTCCTGACTCATGTTACACTAGCGATGTTTAGTTATGGAGCATTTTCCCTCTCGATGATTTTTTCGGGAATGTATTTACTGCAGCACAAGATGCTCAAGGAACGGCGATGGACACCGATGCTCAGACGATTGCCGAGTCTGGATCAACTGGAAGGCTATGCCTACCGGATGAACATGCTGGGTGTGCCGATGCTGCTGCTGTCCATTGTATTAGGGATTATTTGGGGAAAAATGGTATTGCCAGATAAGTTCATGCTAGATGCGAAAGTAGTTCTTTCCCTGTTGGTTCTCGCGAGCTATTCGTTCTGGCTTTATAAGCGTTATCGAGATACGATGCCGATACGAAGGATGCAGCAGTGGAACGTTCTGGCTTTTGCCTTGCTGTTGATCAACTTCTTTGGGGCAAACACATCTACATTTCACAGCTGGTGGTAA
- the hemC gene encoding hydroxymethylbilane synthase: MKKWNVGTRRSRLALIQTNWVVDQLKDVAPEAEFTLHEIVTKGDRILDVTLSKVGGKGLFVKEIEQSLYDNETDFAVHSLKDMPAELPEGLVIGAIPKRVDPRDVLLSKDGKTLDQLPEGAVVGTSSLRRAAQLMAYRPDIQIESLRGNIDTRMRKLEEGNFDGIILAAAGLERAHFEGTISQFLPVEISLPAVGQGALAIECRADDEETLELLRRLDDQPTRLAVTAERSFLHKLQGGCQVPIGAYATIGEGDLITMTGMVGSPDGKQMFKNTASGHDPVALGIQVAEALLAQGAGEVLAQVLRENQQ, from the coding sequence ATGAAAAAATGGAACGTAGGCACGCGCCGCAGCAGATTGGCGCTTATACAGACAAATTGGGTTGTCGATCAACTGAAAGATGTCGCTCCCGAAGCGGAGTTCACCTTGCATGAAATCGTGACCAAAGGCGACCGCATCCTCGATGTGACGTTGTCCAAAGTCGGTGGAAAAGGGTTGTTTGTAAAAGAGATTGAACAGTCTCTTTACGATAATGAAACGGATTTCGCTGTTCACAGCTTGAAGGACATGCCTGCTGAATTACCGGAGGGTCTAGTAATCGGAGCGATCCCCAAACGGGTAGACCCACGAGATGTCCTGCTCTCCAAAGATGGAAAAACGCTGGATCAACTGCCAGAAGGCGCTGTAGTCGGTACGAGTAGCCTTCGTCGCGCTGCTCAACTGATGGCATATCGTCCTGACATCCAGATCGAATCCTTGCGCGGGAATATCGATACGCGGATGCGAAAGCTTGAGGAAGGCAATTTTGATGGAATAATTCTGGCGGCTGCAGGATTGGAACGTGCTCATTTCGAAGGAACGATCTCGCAGTTTTTGCCGGTAGAAATCAGCTTGCCAGCAGTTGGTCAAGGTGCATTGGCAATCGAATGTCGCGCTGATGATGAAGAAACACTCGAGCTGCTGCGACGTCTGGACGATCAGCCGACGAGATTGGCCGTTACAGCTGAGCGCAGCTTCCTGCACAAGCTGCAAGGTGGCTGTCAGGTGCCGATCGGCGCTTATGCGACCATCGGTGAAGGAGATTTGATTACCATGACGGGAATGGTCGGCTCCCCGGATGGCAAGCAAATGTTCAAAAATACGGCGAGCGGTCATGATCCGGTAGCCTTGGGCATACAAGTAGCGGAGGCGCTGCTTGCACAAGGTGCGGGAGAGGTATTGGCTCAGGTGCTGCGGGAGAATCAGCAATGA
- a CDS encoding uroporphyrinogen-III synthase, with translation MTMSDAQVESAGPLAGKRIMVTRARSQVWELVEKIEGLGGEAYAFPLLKMVAPEDKRHLDEAIAQLGKFDWLIFTSVNGVRFFLERMNEIGVGIDAIKGQVAAVGPKTAAVLNDEGLEVAVIPSDYVAEGLLTSLHDRLSPGQRVLLPRADIARKALPQELAALGLEVTEVDVYHTVIDGKQAPEAARRLRDKEIDGILFTSSSTVTHFVQAMAPFAGTGWLDQVQIACIGPITAETARQNGLTVHVTATEYTVEGLLEALIDNLGGKDNGTNI, from the coding sequence ATGACCATGTCAGATGCGCAGGTTGAATCTGCTGGACCGTTAGCAGGCAAGCGCATCATGGTGACGCGAGCTCGTAGCCAGGTGTGGGAGCTGGTGGAAAAGATCGAAGGATTGGGAGGAGAGGCTTATGCCTTTCCTCTTCTGAAAATGGTAGCGCCCGAGGATAAACGACATCTGGATGAAGCCATCGCCCAGTTGGGGAAGTTTGACTGGCTGATCTTCACCAGCGTCAACGGAGTACGTTTCTTTTTGGAGCGGATGAATGAAATCGGTGTAGGGATCGATGCGATCAAAGGCCAAGTGGCAGCCGTCGGACCCAAGACTGCCGCGGTCCTGAACGATGAAGGACTGGAAGTAGCGGTGATCCCGTCTGATTATGTGGCTGAAGGGCTATTGACCAGCCTTCACGATCGACTGAGCCCCGGTCAACGAGTTCTTTTGCCAAGGGCAGACATCGCTCGCAAGGCTCTACCTCAGGAGCTTGCTGCACTGGGCTTGGAAGTGACAGAGGTGGATGTTTATCATACCGTCATCGATGGCAAGCAAGCTCCTGAGGCTGCTCGTCGCTTGCGGGATAAAGAAATTGATGGCATTTTGTTTACCAGTTCTTCCACCGTGACCCATTTCGTACAAGCGATGGCCCCTTTTGCGGGAACAGGATGGCTCGACCAGGTACAAATCGCCTGCATCGGGCCCATCACCGCAGAAACAGCAAGGCAAAATGGGCTGACCGTTCATGTTACAGCAACGGAATACACAGTGGAAGGCTTGCTAGAAGCATTGATAGATAATCTGGGAGGGAAAGACAATGGCACAAACATTTGA
- the hemB gene encoding porphobilinogen synthase has product MAQTFDRHRRLRRSAAMRNLVRENHVRMEDLIYPLFVVEGSNVKNEIPSMPGVYHFSLDKLAIEMKEIVAAGIESVIMFGVPEEKDACGSGAYDDTAITQQAIRLIKEAYPEMIVIADTCLCEYTDHGHCGVLHDGDVDNDESLKLLAQTAVSQAKAGADIIAPSNMMDGFVIAIREALDEAGFEHIPIMSYAVKYASAFYGPFREAANSTPQFGDRKSYQMDPANSREGLREAASDVKEGADFLIVKPGLAFMDMVVRLRENFNQPIVAYNVSGEYSMVKAAAANGWIDEERIVMETLVGFKRAGADLIITYHAKDVSKWLKG; this is encoded by the coding sequence ATGGCACAAACATTTGACCGCCATCGCCGCCTGCGTAGAAGCGCGGCCATGCGCAATCTGGTTCGGGAAAATCACGTTCGGATGGAGGATTTGATCTATCCACTGTTCGTAGTAGAAGGAAGCAACGTCAAAAACGAAATCCCTTCGATGCCCGGTGTGTACCATTTTTCCTTGGATAAATTGGCTATCGAGATGAAAGAAATTGTGGCCGCAGGGATCGAGTCCGTCATCATGTTTGGTGTACCGGAAGAAAAAGATGCGTGCGGATCTGGAGCCTATGACGATACGGCAATTACCCAACAAGCGATTCGTCTAATCAAAGAAGCTTATCCAGAGATGATCGTCATCGCGGATACCTGTCTGTGTGAATATACCGATCACGGTCATTGCGGCGTGCTGCATGATGGAGATGTCGACAATGACGAGTCACTCAAGCTCTTGGCACAAACAGCCGTTTCTCAAGCAAAAGCAGGGGCGGATATCATCGCACCTTCCAATATGATGGACGGTTTTGTGATCGCGATCCGTGAAGCGCTGGATGAAGCCGGCTTTGAACATATTCCGATCATGTCCTATGCAGTGAAATATGCTTCGGCATTTTATGGACCTTTCCGCGAAGCAGCGAACTCTACACCGCAATTTGGGGATCGCAAAAGCTACCAAATGGACCCTGCCAACTCGCGTGAAGGCCTACGTGAAGCAGCTTCCGATGTGAAAGAGGGAGCGGACTTCCTGATCGTGAAGCCGGGTCTCGCGTTCATGGACATGGTCGTGCGCCTGCGTGAAAACTTCAACCAACCAATCGTCGCTTACAACGTAAGTGGTGAGTATTCCATGGTGAAGGCAGCGGCTGCGAATGGCTGGATCGACGAAGAACGGATCGTAATGGAAACGCTGGTCGGCTTTAAACGTGCGGGTG